A region from the Marinitoga sp. 38H-ov genome encodes:
- the thiC gene encoding phosphomethylpyrimidine synthase ThiC — translation MTQLEYAKKGIITDEMKIAAKYENISPEILMGKIAKGKVVLPKNKKHNFKNIRAIGEGLKTKVNINLGTSQGYSTLEEEIEKLKISEKYGADSIMDLSTWGDLSYIRREIVKNSNIMVGTVPVYDAATKAIQKQKRVIDFEVGDFLQMVKDHAEDGVDFMTIHAGITKTTIEKLRNSNRLTKIVSRGGSIIVGWMIKNHRENPFYEFYDEILDICKEYDITISLGDGMRPGSLHDATDDLQFEELLRLGELVKRARNHGVQVMVEGPGHMPIDEIEANVILQKKVCDGAPFYVLGPIVTDIAPGYDHITSSIGGAIAASKGADFLCAVTPAEHLRLPTLEDIKEGLIATKIAAHSADIAKNRIHMEIDNEMSKSRKEFNWDNQFKLALDGEKAKKYYNERKGAESNMCSMCGQLCALRITEEYLEKSEILFIE, via the coding sequence ATGACACAATTGGAATATGCAAAAAAAGGAATTATTACAGATGAAATGAAAATCGCTGCAAAATATGAAAATATATCGCCTGAAATATTAATGGGAAAAATTGCAAAAGGTAAGGTTGTCCTACCTAAAAATAAAAAGCATAATTTTAAAAATATTAGAGCTATAGGTGAAGGATTAAAAACAAAAGTAAATATAAACCTTGGAACATCTCAAGGATATAGCACTTTAGAAGAAGAAATAGAAAAATTAAAAATTTCAGAAAAATATGGCGCTGATTCTATAATGGATTTATCCACTTGGGGAGATTTAAGTTATATAAGAAGGGAAATTGTGAAAAATTCCAATATTATGGTAGGTACTGTACCTGTATATGACGCAGCCACAAAAGCTATACAAAAACAAAAAAGAGTTATAGATTTTGAAGTTGGTGATTTTCTTCAAATGGTAAAAGATCATGCAGAAGACGGTGTCGATTTCATGACAATACATGCAGGTATTACTAAAACCACTATTGAAAAATTAAGAAATTCTAATAGATTAACAAAAATAGTTTCCAGAGGTGGATCTATTATAGTTGGGTGGATGATAAAAAATCATCGAGAAAATCCATTCTATGAATTCTATGATGAAATATTAGACATATGTAAAGAATACGATATTACAATAAGTCTTGGAGATGGAATGAGACCAGGTTCTTTGCACGATGCTACTGATGATTTACAATTCGAAGAATTGTTGAGATTAGGAGAATTAGTAAAAAGAGCAAGAAATCATGGCGTTCAAGTTATGGTTGAAGGTCCCGGGCATATGCCTATAGATGAAATAGAAGCTAATGTAATATTGCAAAAAAAAGTATGTGATGGCGCACCTTTTTACGTTTTGGGACCAATAGTAACTGATATAGCTCCTGGATATGATCATATAACTTCTTCAATTGGTGGCGCTATTGCTGCTTCTAAAGGAGCTGACTTTTTATGTGCAGTAACTCCTGCTGAACATTTAAGACTTCCTACTTTAGAAGATATAAAAGAAGGATTAATAGCGACAAAAATAGCTGCTCATTCAGCAGATATAGCTAAAAATAGAATTCATATGGAAATTGACAATGAAATGAGCAAATCAAGAAAAGAATTTAACTGGGATAATCAATTTAAATTGGCATTAGATGGAGAAAAAGCAAAAAAATATTACAATGAAAGAAAAGGTGCAGAATCAAATATGTGTTCAATGTGTGGTCAATTATGTGCTTTAAGAATAACAGAAGAGTATTTAGAAAAATCCGAAATTCTATTTATTGAATAG
- the thiH gene encoding 2-iminoacetate synthase ThiH codes for MFSKYVDNISKYIKNEIKNKHSVNLNKEFFLINDIFGLLENSDLRTMAKKVIKNNKKYFGNNIFLYAPLYISNYCINGCKYCGFKALNKIDRRKLNYDEIEKELIYLKNTGIDHILILTGEDPINSDFEYLNYTIIMAKKYFKEISIETYSLSQKEYEILINSGLIGVTLYQETYDKENYKKYHLFGPKSDYYKRLETIEYAIKAGVREINIGALLGLSNPDYEIIMLAHHMNYLLKEYPEVEYSISFPRIKNAYNVKNEFFTIKDKRLIHYILALKLIFPRIHINISTRENKEFRNAVLGFATKMSVASATNVGGYTLYKNSTKQFETDDNRTFEEFFDYIKKRGYYPTTVNWF; via the coding sequence ATGTTCTCAAAGTATGTTGATAACATTTCAAAATACATAAAAAATGAAATTAAGAATAAACACAGTGTGAATTTAAATAAAGAGTTTTTCCTCATAAATGATATCTTTGGATTATTAGAAAATTCAGATCTTCGAACAATGGCGAAGAAAGTAATAAAGAATAATAAGAAATATTTTGGAAATAATATTTTTCTATATGCCCCATTATATATATCTAATTATTGTATAAATGGTTGCAAATACTGTGGTTTTAAGGCTTTAAATAAAATCGATAGAAGAAAACTAAATTATGATGAAATAGAAAAAGAACTTATCTATTTAAAAAATACAGGCATTGATCATATATTAATTTTAACTGGCGAAGATCCAATTAATAGCGATTTTGAGTATTTAAATTATACCATAATAATGGCTAAAAAATATTTTAAAGAAATATCAATAGAAACATACTCATTAAGTCAAAAAGAATATGAAATATTAATAAATTCTGGTTTAATTGGAGTCACATTATATCAAGAAACATATGATAAAGAAAATTATAAAAAATATCATTTATTTGGACCTAAAAGCGATTATTATAAAAGGCTTGAGACTATAGAGTATGCTATAAAAGCTGGTGTTAGAGAAATAAATATTGGCGCATTATTAGGTTTAAGCAATCCTGATTATGAAATAATAATGCTTGCTCATCATATGAATTACTTATTAAAAGAATATCCAGAAGTGGAATATTCTATATCATTTCCAAGAATTAAAAACGCATATAATGTAAAAAATGAATTTTTCACAATTAAAGACAAGCGTTTAATTCATTATATTTTAGCTCTAAAGTTAATTTTTCCAAGGATACATATCAATATATCAACTAGAGAAAATAAAGAGTTTAGAAATGCTGTGCTTGGCTTTGCAACAAAGATGTCTGTGGCATCCGCTACAAATGTTGGTGGTTATACATTATATAAAAATTCAACAAAACAATTTGAAACAGATGATAATAGAACTTTCGAAGAGTTTTTTGACTACATTAAAAAAAGAGGATATTATCCTACTACTGTAAATTGGTTTTAA
- a CDS encoding thiazole synthase codes for MVDINFYGEEINNLFFMGTGKFRDYNVMKKAIEEAKIEVVTVAMRRASYSNMNESILDYINVKKIMVNTSGARNAEEALLIAKAGKELMKTDWVKIEIINDTKYLMPDNQETIKACKLLTDNGFKVFPYMYPDIYDARKMIENGAEVLMPLGAPIGTNKGFTTKELVKILLNEFDAKIIIDAGIGKPSHVSEAMEIGCHAVLANTAVSIADDPIKMVKAFSLAAQAGHLAYLSGIPEENDFAEASSPLFDYIGRD; via the coding sequence GTGGTTGATATTAATTTTTATGGTGAAGAAATCAACAATCTTTTTTTCATGGGAACAGGAAAATTTCGAGATTACAATGTTATGAAAAAAGCCATAGAAGAAGCAAAAATAGAAGTTGTTACTGTTGCTATGCGTAGAGCTTCATATAGTAATATGAATGAAAGTATTTTAGATTATATCAATGTAAAAAAAATTATGGTGAATACTTCGGGTGCAAGAAATGCTGAAGAAGCATTATTGATTGCTAAAGCAGGAAAAGAACTTATGAAAACAGATTGGGTAAAAATAGAAATAATAAATGATACAAAATACTTAATGCCTGATAACCAAGAAACAATTAAAGCATGTAAATTACTTACAGATAACGGATTTAAGGTATTTCCATATATGTACCCAGATATATATGATGCAAGAAAAATGATAGAAAATGGAGCAGAAGTACTAATGCCATTAGGCGCCCCTATAGGTACAAATAAAGGTTTTACAACTAAAGAATTAGTGAAAATATTATTAAATGAATTTGATGCAAAAATAATAATAGATGCTGGTATAGGAAAACCTTCTCACGTTTCCGAAGCAATGGAAATTGGATGCCATGCAGTTTTAGCAAATACTGCAGTTTCTATAGCCGATGATCCCATTAAAATGGTAAAGGCTTTCTCATTAGCAGCACAAGCTGGACATTTAGCATATTTATCAGGTATTCCAGAAGAAAATGATTTTGCAGAAGCATCTTCGCCATTGTTCGACTATATAGGAAGAGATTAA
- the thiS gene encoding sulfur carrier protein ThiS: MRVYINGKAMECKSSTLNELLEELSFSNKPVVVVKNGEIISIKNYSEHRLSENDKIEIITVVGGG; encoded by the coding sequence TTGAGAGTATATATAAACGGTAAAGCAATGGAGTGTAAAAGTAGTACATTAAATGAATTACTAGAAGAACTCTCTTTCAGTAATAAACCTGTTGTTGTAGTAAAAAACGGCGAGATTATCTCAATCAAGAATTATTCTGAACATCGTTTATCTGAAAATGATAAAATCGAAATCATTACCGTAGTGGGAGGTGGTTGA
- a CDS encoding aminodeoxychorismate/anthranilate synthase component II, with amino-acid sequence MILMIDNYDSFTYNLVHYLNMLKEEVLVYRNDKITIRDIERLNPDMIVISPGPKTPNEAGISLEIIREFKEKIPIFGVCLGHQTIAQSFGAKIIKAKEPIHGKVFPIIHNNNGVFKGLKNPLNVTRYHSLIVSKENFPEDLEITAESIDGEIMGIKHKKYPIESVQFHPEAVLTEHGLDMLKNFLSFAKNYRKEIL; translated from the coding sequence ATGATATTAATGATTGACAATTATGATTCTTTTACATATAATCTTGTTCATTACTTAAATATGCTAAAAGAAGAGGTTTTGGTGTATAGGAATGATAAGATAACAATAAGAGATATTGAAAGATTAAATCCTGATATGATTGTTATTTCGCCTGGTCCTAAAACACCAAATGAGGCTGGTATATCTTTAGAAATAATAAGAGAATTTAAGGAAAAAATACCTATTTTTGGTGTATGCTTAGGGCATCAAACTATTGCGCAAAGTTTTGGCGCTAAAATTATTAAAGCCAAAGAACCTATTCATGGTAAGGTATTTCCGATAATTCACAATAATAATGGTGTATTTAAAGGATTAAAAAATCCTTTAAATGTAACAAGATACCATTCTCTTATAGTTTCTAAAGAGAATTTTCCAGAAGATTTAGAGATTACAGCTGAATCAATCGATGGTGAAATAATGGGGATTAAACATAAGAAATATCCAATAGAAAGTGTTCAATTTCATCCAGAAGCTGTTTTAACAGAGCATGGACTTGATATGTTAAAAAACTTCTTATCTTTTGCTAAAAATTATAGGAAGGAGATATTATGA
- the pabB gene encoding aminodeoxychorismate synthase component I, producing MIEKLNTSINLVDIFNSIIDKKHIVFLDSQKDKKRLGKYSFLGVNPFLIFKAKDNKVIIEYNNEIKEYYSKNPFIDLKELIKKYEATNNTTFPFIGGAMGFISYDSNKYIENIESKAIDDIGIYDIYFPFYDSVLIYDHNNDELYLSSQDEKKHNEIKNIVFNSKKYISQEKNNLADINIKFNMSKEYYMNSIAKVKEYIYQGDVYQINFTQRIEADLIKSPDELFLDLRQINPAPFAAYIDTGDFQIVSSSPERFILLKNKYVETRPIKGTRPRTGNQKIDEKNKKDLMHSTKDKAELLMIVDLERNDLSKVCIPGSVKVPELFTLEEYATVYHLVSTVVGELKDEKDAIDLIMATFPGGSITGAPKIRAMEIIEELEPNKRGIYTGTIGYIGFDNSMDLNIVIRTIICKDKKAYANFGGGIVWDSNAEDEYDESLSKGKALIEGLRMK from the coding sequence ATGATAGAAAAATTAAATACATCGATTAATTTAGTGGATATTTTTAATTCTATAATAGATAAAAAACATATAGTTTTTTTAGATAGTCAAAAAGATAAAAAAAGATTAGGAAAATATTCTTTTTTAGGAGTAAATCCATTTTTAATATTTAAAGCAAAGGATAATAAGGTTATTATAGAATATAATAATGAAATTAAAGAATATTACTCAAAAAATCCATTTATAGATTTGAAAGAGTTAATAAAAAAATATGAAGCAACAAATAATACTACATTTCCGTTTATTGGTGGAGCAATGGGTTTTATTTCATATGATAGTAATAAATATATTGAAAACATTGAATCAAAAGCAATAGATGATATTGGAATATATGATATTTATTTTCCTTTCTATGATTCTGTTTTAATATATGATCATAATAATGATGAATTATATTTATCTAGTCAAGATGAAAAAAAACATAATGAAATAAAAAATATAGTTTTTAATTCAAAAAAATATATCTCACAAGAAAAAAATAATTTAGCAGATATAAATATTAAATTTAATATGAGTAAAGAATACTATATGAATTCTATAGCAAAAGTAAAAGAATATATTTATCAAGGTGATGTTTATCAAATTAATTTTACTCAAAGAATAGAAGCAGATTTAATAAAATCTCCTGATGAATTGTTTTTAGATTTAAGACAGATTAATCCAGCCCCTTTTGCTGCATATATAGATACAGGAGACTTTCAAATTGTATCTAGCTCTCCGGAAAGATTTATTTTATTAAAGAACAAATATGTTGAAACAAGACCAATAAAGGGTACAAGACCTAGAACTGGAAACCAAAAAATAGATGAAAAAAATAAAAAAGATTTAATGCATAGTACAAAAGATAAGGCAGAATTATTAATGATAGTTGATTTAGAAAGAAACGACTTATCAAAAGTATGTATACCAGGAAGCGTAAAGGTACCTGAACTTTTCACATTAGAAGAATATGCAACGGTTTATCATCTAGTATCTACCGTTGTTGGAGAATTAAAGGATGAAAAAGATGCTATTGATCTAATTATGGCAACATTTCCAGGAGGTTCAATAACTGGAGCTCCTAAAATTAGGGCTATGGAAATAATAGAAGAATTGGAGCCAAATAAAAGGGGAATATATACAGGAACAATTGGATATATAGGGTTTGATAATTCAATGGATTTAAATATTGTAATTAGAACGATAATTTGCAAAGATAAGAAAGCTTATGCTAATTTCGGTGGTGGAATTGTTTGGGATTCTAATGCTGAAGATGAATACGATGAATCATTATCAAAAGGAAAAGCTTTAATAGAGGGGTTAAGAATGAAATGA
- a CDS encoding aminotransferase class IV: MIYFNGKYYNNEIPYKINEGLMFGQGIFETLKVNKSKLEFFKYHYERLINGCNLLNINFDMHLEELYDISNEVIRKNKIDNGSLKISILKNKETYDIIISSNNRIYLEEVKNKGYDVIFAKTKKYSKNPLNYVKSNNYVMNILELERAIKLNKDEAIFLNEKNEITEGTISNIYFVKNNEIYTPKIDCGLLNGIIRRILIENFNTKEVIIESKEIKNFDYAFLSNSLMRILPIKKFENIKYNYDLNFLKHLESEIENLKI, from the coding sequence ATGATATATTTTAATGGAAAATATTATAATAATGAAATACCATATAAAATTAATGAAGGGTTAATGTTTGGTCAAGGTATATTTGAAACATTGAAAGTAAATAAAAGTAAATTAGAATTTTTTAAATACCATTATGAAAGACTTATTAATGGATGTAATTTGCTAAATATAAATTTTGATATGCATCTAGAAGAATTATATGATATATCAAATGAAGTTATTAGAAAAAATAAAATTGATAATGGAAGTTTAAAGATAAGTATTTTGAAAAACAAAGAAACATATGATATTATAATATCTTCTAATAATAGAATATATTTAGAAGAAGTAAAAAATAAGGGATATGATGTAATATTCGCCAAAACAAAAAAATATAGCAAGAATCCATTAAATTATGTAAAATCAAATAATTATGTAATGAATATATTGGAATTAGAAAGAGCTATAAAATTAAATAAGGATGAAGCAATATTTTTGAATGAAAAAAATGAAATAACTGAAGGGACTATTTCTAATATTTATTTTGTTAAAAACAATGAAATATATACACCTAAAATAGATTGCGGATTATTAAATGGAATTATTAGAAGAATACTCATTGAGAATTTTAATACAAAAGAGGTTATAATAGAAAGCAAAGAAATAAAAAATTTTGATTATGCGTTTTTGAGTAATTCATTAATGCGGATATTGCCAATTAAAAAATTTGAGAATATTAAATATAATTATGATTTGAACTTTTTAAAACATTTAGAAAGTGAAATAGAAAACTTAAAAATATGA
- a CDS encoding nucleoside hydrolase yields the protein MKRKVILDCDPGHDDAVAILLAGIAEEIELLGIIAVAGNSYLKNTAKNALILAEMANINVPVFAGSSKPLLREQIVAPNIHGESGLEGANLPEPKKELENKNYLEFIAENVYSNPNEITLVAVGPLTNIAKFALNYPDLIPLVKELVIMGGGIKFGNTTPRAEFNIYADPEAAQIVFNAGFNLTVFPLDVTHQAKIYMDEIKEMQKFESEIVSKMGVLLEFFHQTYYDIFKIEGAPLHDPCTIAYLIKPEIFEFEEYYAQVETKGELTYGETVVDYWHLKEPNSKWALKVDRKEFINLLFSQLKKYN from the coding sequence GTGAAAAGAAAAGTTATTTTAGATTGTGATCCTGGTCACGATGATGCGGTTGCAATATTATTAGCAGGTATTGCAGAAGAAATTGAATTATTAGGGATAATAGCAGTAGCTGGAAATTCTTATTTAAAAAATACTGCAAAAAATGCATTAATTTTAGCAGAAATGGCTAATATAAATGTTCCAGTTTTTGCTGGTTCAAGTAAGCCGTTATTAAGAGAGCAAATAGTAGCTCCAAATATTCATGGAGAAAGTGGATTAGAAGGGGCGAATTTACCTGAGCCTAAAAAAGAATTAGAAAATAAAAATTATCTTGAATTTATTGCAGAAAATGTGTATAGCAATCCAAATGAAATTACATTAGTTGCCGTAGGACCATTAACAAACATAGCAAAATTTGCATTAAATTATCCTGACTTAATTCCTTTGGTTAAAGAATTAGTCATTATGGGTGGTGGAATAAAATTTGGAAATACAACTCCAAGAGCAGAATTTAATATTTATGCCGACCCAGAAGCTGCTCAAATAGTATTTAATGCAGGATTTAATTTAACAGTATTTCCACTTGATGTAACTCATCAAGCAAAAATATATATGGATGAAATAAAAGAAATGCAAAAATTTGAATCAGAAATAGTATCAAAAATGGGAGTATTATTAGAATTTTTTCATCAAACATATTATGATATATTTAAAATTGAAGGAGCACCATTGCATGATCCATGTACAATTGCATATTTAATTAAACCAGAAATATTTGAGTTTGAAGAATATTATGCACAAGTAGAAACAAAAGGTGAGTTAACATATGGTGAAACTGTTGTTGATTACTGGCATTTGAAAGAGCCAAATTCTAAATGGGCATTAAAAGTTGATAGAAAGGAGTTTATTAACCTATTATTTTCTCAATTAAAAAAGTATAATTAA
- a CDS encoding energy-coupling factor transporter transmembrane component T, producing MFAENIAIGRYIEKKSIMHSLDPRAKLIGLFFLAGFAFTINSFYDVALMSFYTLVLMILSRVGLRMYGKSIKSMWMLILFAFVVQLFNYEGNVIYQLWFIKITDTGLSNAAIITFRLFFAIMLSSVLTLTTSPTLLANAMEDVLIWFRVKRSFAHELSMVMTIAIRFIPVMASEAERIFKAQMSRGANFDSRKISGRLKGLVAIIVPLLVSALRRADDLSVAMEARCYNGWEGRTRYKEFNWRFRDTIFFISFIFLGISMILI from the coding sequence ATGTTTGCAGAAAATATTGCAATTGGAAGATATATTGAAAAAAAATCTATAATGCATTCATTAGATCCAAGAGCAAAGTTGATAGGATTATTCTTTTTAGCTGGTTTTGCTTTTACAATAAATAGTTTTTATGATGTTGCTTTAATGTCATTTTATACTCTTGTATTAATGATATTATCTCGAGTTGGACTAAGAATGTACGGTAAATCAATAAAATCAATGTGGATGTTAATTTTATTTGCTTTTGTTGTTCAATTATTTAATTATGAAGGGAATGTTATTTACCAACTTTGGTTTATAAAGATAACAGATACAGGTTTATCTAATGCTGCAATAATAACATTTAGATTATTTTTTGCAATTATGCTGTCATCTGTATTAACATTGACAACTTCTCCAACATTATTAGCTAATGCTATGGAAGATGTTTTAATTTGGTTTAGAGTAAAAAGGTCATTTGCACATGAATTATCTATGGTTATGACTATTGCTATTAGATTTATACCTGTTATGGCGAGTGAAGCTGAAAGAATTTTTAAAGCGCAAATGAGTAGAGGGGCAAATTTTGATTCCAGAAAAATATCTGGAAGATTAAAGGGGTTAGTTGCAATAATTGTACCATTATTGGTATCTGCTTTAAGAAGAGCTGATGATCTTAGTGTTGCTATGGAAGCAAGATGTTATAATGGTTGGGAAGGAAGAACAAGGTATAAGGAATTTAATTGGAGATTTAGAGACACTATCTTTTTTATATCTTTTATATTTTTAGGAATATCTATGATATTAATATAA
- a CDS encoding S9 family peptidase has translation MGNNLFNSKDIKKISFLSSLNIHPKDRVFAFVKTNIVKNEYESYIYLSSFSGKYKKFVKGKNPLWSPNGKLLLFIDKKNKDFKGQELYLIPYDGGEPYLLTKIKNGNYIDIKWSEDSKGIYAIKKIEEEKDSDVREIENLPIWQNGGSFIERFKYSLVYTNINGKEREIKPPKDNFEPLAISLYKNKLTVIVWRDRVKYPAETEIYVYDLNKKQWKEIPLSYKKVYWLEWVDDKHFIFLGHDGKYGLNTNIHLYYYKSKNNIIDLFNNLDLSFGNSLNSDVRFGSTRKIKLINNSIYFVVTEKERAPLYKVTIDGKLEKILKDGSCEDFDINDENIIYINQDFLNLPEIYFYNKNKKLTKFNEKIIKNYTIKPPYYLKIKSEDNKDLDVWYLPPYTEENKGTILEIHGGPKTAYGDSFMFEFHLLASNGYGVIFTNPHGSEGYGNEFADIRGKYGTIDYRDLMKAVDSIVEKFNLDKNKLGVTGGSYGGYMTNWIVTQTNKFKAAVSQRSISNWYSMYGTTDIGYYFVTDQIGGHPWENKEKYIESSPLFHVDKANTPLLLIHSLKDYRCWVPEALQFYTALKVRGVKTKLALFPDENHELSRNGKPDHRIKRYNLIIEWFNDNIK, from the coding sequence ATGGGGAATAATTTATTTAATAGTAAAGATATAAAAAAGATTTCATTCTTAAGTAGTTTGAATATTCATCCAAAAGATCGAGTTTTTGCTTTTGTTAAAACAAATATAGTAAAAAATGAATATGAAAGTTATATCTATTTATCTTCATTTTCTGGTAAATACAAAAAATTTGTTAAAGGAAAAAATCCATTATGGTCTCCTAACGGAAAATTACTTTTATTTATAGACAAAAAAAATAAAGATTTTAAAGGTCAAGAATTATATTTAATACCATATGATGGTGGAGAGCCTTATCTTTTAACAAAAATAAAAAATGGAAATTATATAGATATTAAATGGTCTGAAGACTCAAAAGGAATTTATGCTATAAAGAAAATTGAGGAAGAAAAAGATTCTGATGTTAGAGAAATTGAAAATTTACCCATTTGGCAAAATGGTGGATCTTTTATTGAAAGATTTAAATATTCTTTAGTATATACTAATATTAATGGAAAAGAAAGAGAAATTAAACCACCAAAAGATAATTTTGAGCCATTAGCTATTTCATTATATAAAAATAAATTGACTGTTATTGTATGGAGGGATAGAGTAAAATATCCTGCAGAAACAGAAATATATGTATATGATTTGAATAAAAAACAATGGAAAGAAATTCCTCTTTCTTACAAAAAGGTTTATTGGCTTGAATGGGTTGATGATAAACATTTTATATTTTTAGGGCATGATGGAAAATATGGTTTAAATACAAATATTCATTTATACTATTATAAGAGTAAAAATAATATTATAGATTTATTCAATAATTTAGATCTTTCTTTTGGTAACTCATTAAATTCCGATGTTAGATTTGGTTCAACAAGAAAAATAAAATTAATAAATAACTCTATTTATTTTGTAGTTACAGAAAAGGAAAGAGCTCCATTATATAAGGTTACAATTGATGGAAAATTAGAAAAAATATTAAAAGATGGTTCATGTGAAGATTTTGATATAAATGATGAAAATATTATATACATTAACCAAGACTTCTTAAATTTACCAGAAATTTATTTCTATAACAAAAATAAAAAGTTGACAAAATTCAATGAAAAAATAATTAAGAACTATACTATAAAACCACCGTATTATTTAAAGATTAAAAGCGAGGATAACAAGGATTTAGATGTATGGTATTTACCACCATATACAGAAGAAAATAAAGGAACAATACTCGAAATACATGGTGGTCCAAAAACTGCATATGGTGATTCTTTTATGTTTGAATTTCATCTTTTGGCTTCAAATGGATATGGCGTAATATTTACAAATCCACATGGAAGCGAAGGGTATGGTAATGAATTTGCGGATATTAGGGGAAAATACGGAACTATTGATTATAGAGATTTAATGAAAGCAGTAGATTCAATAGTAGAAAAATTCAATTTAGATAAAAACAAATTAGGAGTTACTGGCGGTTCATATGGTGGATATATGACAAACTGGATAGTGACACAAACTAATAAATTTAAAGCCGCTGTATCCCAAAGATCTATTTCTAATTGGTATAGTATGTATGGAACCACTGATATTGGATATTACTTTGTTACTGATCAAATTGGAGGACATCCTTGGGAAAATAAAGAAAAGTATATAGAATCATCGCCATTATTTCATGTAGATAAAGCTAATACTCCATTATTATTAATTCATTCATTAAAAGATTACAGATGTTGGGTTCCAGAAGCGTTACAATTTTATACCGCATTAAAGGTTCGTGGAGTAAAAACAAAATTAGCATTATTCCCAGATGAAAATCATGAATTATCTAGAAATGGAAAACCTGATCATAGAATTAAAAGATACAATTTAATAATAGAATGGTTTAATGATAATATAAAATGA